One window of the Pyxicephalus adspersus chromosome 5, UCB_Pads_2.0, whole genome shotgun sequence genome contains the following:
- the ZMYND11 gene encoding zinc finger MYND domain-containing protein 11 has translation MKPEKNMTRLTKRRQADTKVIQYLWTAIEVIRNQKQIANIDRITKYMTRVHGMHPKEITRQLSLAVKDGLIVETLTVGCKGSKAGIEQEGYWLPGDEIDWETETHDWYCFECHLPGEVMICDQCFRVYHLKCLPDDMKLRDSSNHWHCPVCKSIKKKNINKQEMGKYLRFIVSRMKERAIELNKKGKDTKHPMYRRLVHTAIDVSTINEKVTEGKYRSYEEFKADAQLLLHNTIIFYGDDSEQADVAKVLYKDTCHELDELQLCKNCFYLSNARPDNWFCYPCIPNHELVWAKMKGFGFWPAKVMQKEDNQVDVRFFGHHHQRAWIPSENIQDITVNVHQLHVKRSMGWKKACDELELHQRFLREGRFWKSKGEDKGEEEAESSISSTSNEQAPATQEPRAKKGRRTQNTEAKKEESEPEPETEAVSSSQEIPSMPPPAEKVSVCTQTKKQSASSPRMSHRSTQTNNDGGCQNMCHDKYSKIFNEFKERMSTDNKRETERAVREALEELRTEMEEEKRQAVNKAVANIQSEMDRKCKQVKEKCKEEFLEEMKKMATQQKQLISQTKKKQWCYNCEEEAMYHCCWNTSYCSIKCQQEHWHAEHKRTCRRKR, from the exons GTATATGACACGGGTCCATGGTATGCACCCAAAGGAGATCACACGGCAGCTTAGCCTTGCAGTTAAGGATGGACTGATTGTTGAGACATTGACCGTGGGGTGCAAAGGATCAAAAGCTGGAATTGAACAGGAGGGTTACTGGTTACCAGGGGATGAAATT GATTGGGAGACAGAAACTCATGACTGGTACTGTTTTGAATGTCATTTACCTGGAGAGGTGATGATATGTGACCAATGTTTTCGTGTGTACCACCTTAAGTGTTTGCCTGATGATATGAAACTCAGGGATAGCAGTAATCACTGGCACTGCCCAGTTTGCAAG agcaTTAAGAAAAAGAACATAAACAAACAGGAAATGGGCAAATACCTGCGATTCATTGTGTCCCGTATGAAGGAGAGG GCAATCGAACTTAACAAGAAAGGGAAGGATACAAAGCACCCCATGTACAGAAGATTGGTGCATACGGCTATTGATGTTTCCACCATTAATGAG AAAGTGACTGAAGGAAAGTACAGGAGTTATGAGGAGTTTAAGGCAGATGCCCAGCTTCTCCTGCACAACACTATTATATTTTATGGAG ATGACAGTGAACAGGCTGATGTTGCCAAGGTTCTGTACAAGGACACATGCCATGAG CTGGATGAGCTGCAGCTCTGCAAAAATTGCTTCTATTTGTCAAACGCACGGCCTGACAACTGGTTCTGCTATCCTTGT ATCCCTAACCATGAGTTGGTTTGGGCCAAAATGAAAGGTTTTGGTTTCTGGCCTGCCAAAGTCATGCAAAAAGAAGACAATCAAGTAGATGTTCGATTCTTTGGTCACCACCATCAGAG GGCATGGATACCTTCAGAGAACATACAAGACATTACAGTCAATGTTCATCAGCTACATGTAAAGCGAAGTATGGGCTGGAAAAAGGCCTGCGATGAGCTGGAACTGCATCAGCGCTTCCTACGTGAGGGACGATTCTGGAAATCCAAAGGAGAAGACaaaggagaggaagaagcagaatcTAGTATCTCCTCAACAAGTAATGAACAGGCAC CAGCAACTCAGGAACCACGGGCCAAGAAAGGACGACGCACTCAAAACACAGAAGCCAAGAAGGAA gagTCGGAGCCAGAGCCAGAGACAGAAGCCGTTAGCTCAAGCCAAGAAATCCCCTCCATGCCACCACCAGCTGAAAAAGTGTCTGTCTGTACACAGACCAAGAAGCAAAGTGCCTCATCTCCAAGAATGTCACACCGTAGCACACAAACCAATAATGATGGTGGGTGTCAGAACATGTGTCATGACAAGTACAGCAAGATCTTCAATGAGTTCAAGGAGAGAATGAGCACAGACAACAAGAGGGAAACTGAAAGAGCTGTACGAGAAGCCTTAGAAGAG CTACGAACAGAAATGGAGGAAGAGAAGAGACAAGCTGTTAATAAAGCTGTGGCCAACATTCAGTCAGAAATGGACAGGAAGTGCAAGCAGGtgaaagaaaaatgcaaagaGGAATTCTtggaagaaatgaagaaaatggCAACACAACAAAAACAGCTGATCTCTCAGACTAAGAAGAAGCAGTGG TGCTACAACTGTGAGGAGGAAGCCATGTACCACTGCTGCTGGAACACTTCATATTGCTCCATTAAATGCCAGCAAGAGCATTGGCACGCTGAACACAAGAGAACCTGCCGCAGGAAAAGATGA